TCCGGGTCGCCCTGGCTGTTCGGCCTGGTGGGCGCGGTCGCACTCGTCGTCCTCGCCGGCGTGTTGCTCCGGCGTGTGACCGGGACCGAGAGCTGGGTCCGGACCGAGGACGATACCGAGCTGGAAGACGGAGGGGAGGAGACCGAGGCCGCGACGGACGTAGCCGACGCGGCGGGCCGGGCAGCCGACCGGCTGGCTGCGGACGAACAACTCGACAACGCCGTCTACCGGGCCTGGGACGAGATGACCGGGATTCTCGACGTCGAGGACGAGGCGAGCTGTACCCCCCGTGAGTTCGCCGAGGCGGCCGTCGACGCCGGCTTGGCTGCCGACGACGTGGCGACCCTGACGGAGCTGTTCGAGACGGTCCGATACAGCGACTCGCCAGCGACCGAACGCCGCGAAGAACGCGCGGAGACGGCACTGCGGAACATCGAGCGGACCTACGGAGGGGCGTCGTGACACTCCTTCGTCGTCTCTCGCTCGCGGTTGGCGTCTGTCTACTGCTCGCCGGCTTCGGGACCGCAGCGAGCGGGACCGGCGGGGTGACCGTCGAACCGGGCTTCGTCGTCTTCGTCGGCCTACTCGCGGCCGGCATCGCTATCTACGCGGGATGTCAGCGGTACGGGACACCACAGCGGTGTCCAGAACTCCCCGACCGGGCCGGGCGCGACGTGTCACCGCCCGAGACGGCCGCCGACGGGGCCGGTGTGGCGTCGAGGTTGACCCGGGACTACCGGATCGCCGACGACCTGCGGGCGTTGCTTCGACGGGCACTCGTCCGGAGCCACGAGCGGGACGAGGAGCGAGCCGAAGCTGCCATCAGCGACGGCACCTGGACCGACGACCCGAGCGCCGCAGCGTTGTTTGCAGCGACTGTCGGGCGAGCGAGACAGTCTCGCGACCGGATCGCAGGACGTGTCACCGGCCGGAGCCGCTACCGGTACCGGATCGATCGAGTGGCTACACAGCTCCGGGCGATCCTCGGTATCGATGCAGTCGACGACGTCCCCGGACGGCGGGCTCCGACACCGACGACCGGAACGGTCGAGACCGGGCGCTGGGCGGGGTTCTACACCGTCCCACTCGCGCTCCTCGGGGTCGGTATCATCGGGGAGCGGCCCGCACTCGTACTGGCCGGCGCCGTCGCCGTGGTGGCCCTGGCGGTCCGGGCCGGGACGACGACGCCGGAGCCAGTCGTCACGGTCGACCGTGCCCTCTCCGGGACCGAGCCGACACACGGCGACGAGGTGACCGTGACGCTGACGGTCCGCAACGACGGCGACCGGACCCTGACGGACTGTCGGATCGCCGACGGCGTCCCGGAGACGCTCGCGGTCACCGACGGCACCCCACAACTGGCGACGGCACTCCGGCCGGAAACGACCGCGACCGTCGAGTACACGCTGCGGGCGACCAGAGGCGACCACGAGTTCACCGCACCGACCGTCGTCGCGACCGACGCCGTCGGTGCGACGGCCACGACCACCGACGCTGCCGTCACCGGGGTCACGACGCTGTCTGTCTCGCTGCCTGGGGTGGCGGCCGACGCCCCGGTCCGGTCACAGACGAGCCGCCACCGCGGGCGAATCGATGCTGACCAGGGCGGGGACGGGATCGCGTTCTACGCGACCCGCGAGTACCGGTCGGGAGATCCGCTCTCACGGATCGACTGGAACCGGTACGCCAGCAGCCGGGAGCTATCGACCCTGGAGTTTCGCGAGGAACAGGCCGCGACCGTCGTCGTCCTCGTCGACGCCCGGCCGAGCGCCTACGACGCACCCGCAGCACCGGATCTCGATACGACGATCGACCGGTCGGTGATCGCGGCCCGAAGCGTCGTCGAGTCACGGCTCGACGCCGAGGATCGGGTCGGGCTAGCCGCGCTCGCGCCGGACCGGCTGTTCATCGGCCCCAGCGGCGGCCCGACGCACAAGAACCGCCTGGAGACGACACTGGCGTCGGACCCCGTCTTCCGGCCGTCCGCGCCGGACGGCGAGTTCTACCTCGGGCCGACGCTGCGCTGGCTCCGGCGGGAACTGCCCGCCGACGCACAGCTCGTCTGTTGTTCGCCGCTGGTCGACGACGATATCCGCCAGATGCTGCGGTACCTCGCGGCGTACGGCCACGCCGTCACCGTCGTCAGCCCGGACCCCGGCGTCGCCCCGACGGCCGACGGGACCATCGCGGCGGCCGACCGGCTGTTCCGGATCAGCGACCTGCGACGGGAGGGGATTCCGGTCGTCGACTGGCACCACGACGAGCCCCTGGCGGCGGCCTTCGAGCAGGCACGGGAGTGGGCGCGATGAGACAGCCACGGCTGGTCGGGGTCGCCTCGCTGATGGCCGCACTCGTCGCCACGGCCGTCCTCGCGACGACAGCCGGCGGTGGGCTGGCGTTGCTGGGAGCGCTCGTGCTGGCCGCCGGTGTCCTCGACGCCCGGCGGCGGCTGGTCACCCTCGGGGCGGTGCTGCAGTGTGGTGGCGTCGTCCTCGCGGGCGTCACCGCAACCGGGGCGATCGTCCTGGTGGTGGCCGTGGCGGCAGCGGTACTAGCCTGGGACTTCGGGCAGTACGCCGTCGATCTCGCGGAATCGATGACCGAGGACGCGATCACGCACAACGCGGAGCTCGTCCGGATCGCCGGCGGGACGCTGCTCGCCGCACTGACCGTCGGCGCGCTGTCGCTCTCCGGGCTCGTCCTGACAGTCCCGTCCGTCGGTCCCGTGACGACCGGGCTGTTGCTGGTCGGGGCGGTCCTTGCAGTCGCGGGGTTGAGCGGTTAGACCGTCGGAACCGGGACTTCGCCGAGCACGTTCTCGACGATGCTGGCCTTGTCGACGTTCTCGACGCGGGCGTCAGGCGTCAACACGAGCCGGTGAGCGAGCACCGGCTGGGCGACTCGCTTGATGTCGTCCGGCGCGACGAACTCTCGGCCGGCCATCGCCGCCATCGCGCGGGCCGCCTCGAAGAGCCGCTGGGTCCCACGCGGGGAGACGCCGACCTCGACGCGGTAGTCCTCCCGGGTCGCGCGGGCGATGTCGGCCATGTAGGTGAGCAGGTCGTCGTCGACCTGGACCGTCTCGGGGACCGCACGCAGTTCCTCGACCTGCTCGGGGTCGAGGACAGATTCGACCGTCGGACTCTGCGTGTCGCGGCCGGCCCGTCGCCGGAGGAGTTCGACCTCCCCCTCGCTATCGGGATAGCCGATGGCGGTCTTGGCGAGGAAGCGGTCGACCTGGGCCTCGGGGAGTTCGAAGGTCCCCTCCATGTCGACCGGGTTCTGTGTCGCCATGACGAAGAAGGGCTGTGGGAGGTCGTAGGTGTCGCCGTCGACGGTGACCTGGCCCTCCTCCATCGCTTCGAGCATCGCCGACTGGGTCTTGGGCGGCGCGCGGTTGATCTCGTCGGCCAGGACGACGTTGGCGAAGATGGGGCCGCGAGTGAACTCGAACTCCCGTGTCTGCTCGTTGAACACGTGCGTGCCGGTGATGTCGGCGGGCAGGAGGTCGGGGGTGAACTGTACGCGGGAGAAGGACAGGCCGAGGGCAGTGGCCATGCTTCGGGCGGTCAGCGTCTTGCCGGTCCCTGGCACGTCTTCCAGGAGGACGTGGCCCTTCGAGACGACACCGAGGAGGACCGTCTCGAAGAATCCGCGGTCGGCGATGACTGCGCTCCCGACCTCGTCCAGGAGTCGGCTCGACAGCTCACTGGCGTCAGTGACGTCCATGGTCGTCCCTGTCACGCGTGCGGTAAATGTGTGTCGAGAACACGTTGACGACCGAATCGAAACCCCTAAAATGAAACCTCCGGAATACTCGGACGAGCCGAGGTAGCCTAGCCTGGCCAAGGCGGTTGCTTCGAGAGCAACTGTCCTCACGGACTCAGGAGTTCAAATCTCCTCCTCGGCGTTTTTCGGCGAACGACTCCGCGAGCGACCGCTGTGTGTCGCGAGCATCTATCGCTGGAAGACTTGAGCCGACTACAGCCGCGAGGAGCCCTCAGAGCCCGGCGACGACGAACACGAGGATACTAACCGCCATCACGGCGAGGATGAACGCGGCCGCCAGCGCCCCGCCCAGCGAGACCATCGCGTTGGCCGTCGAGGCGAGCGTCTCGGTACGATCGTTGCCGAAGACGGTGACCTCGGCCCGTTCGCTGGCCATCCCGGCCTCGACCGGTTCCAGGTCCGCGACCGCACGGTCGACGAGGTCGGCGACCAGGGCAGACAGTTCGGCGTCGGGGATCGCCTGGCCGACCTGGTTCTCGGCTTCGACGGTGTTGACGATGTGGGTGTCGCTGGTCATCACCTCGACCGCGTCGACCCCCTCGATGGTGTCGATCACGTCCGCCCGGAGTCCAGGTTCCATGTTGTTGCCGTCGATGAGCACGTAGGCCGTCCGGTGGTCGGCGACCTCGAAGACACAGACACGGATTCCCAGCGGACCGATCCCGTCTTCGGGCTCCCAGGGAGTCTCGTCCCAGGCGACGCCACACCGGAGGTCGCCCCGCTGGCTGTCACCCAGGATGTCACCCAACCGTCCGGCCCCGTAGATCATGTCGAACGACCGCTGGCTTCCGGGAACGACGTGACCCAGGTCCTCGCCCTCCAGGCCGTCGTTACAGTTGTGTGCGTCGACCAGCAGGACGTCGTCGATCCCGCCGGTCCGGGCTTCGGACATCGCCGAGAGGCCGACGGCGTAGTCGACATCGTCGGCACACCCGGGCGCGTACGTGGTGACGATGAGAGCGTCGTCGCCGAAGGACTGCCCGATCAGGGTCGCCTCCCCCTCGGTGATCCGCCGGCCGACCGTCGCCTCGGTGTCGTACTCGATCCGGTCGTAGGCGTCCTGGGCGGTCGAAAGGATCGTATCGACCTCCCGTTCGGTGACGAGGTTGAAGTCGTGGCCGGCGGTCGCATGGGGCGGGAAGGCCAGCCCCTCTGCGTCGGCAGCCACCCGCTTGGGGAGGTTCCCGCCGCCGATCTCGCCCATCGGTCCGGGGTGGATCATCGGGAGGACGAATCGGGCCTTCTCCTCGCCGTCGAGGCGTCTGACCGACAGCACCGTCACGGGGACGATCGCCTCCTCGCCGATCTCCTCGAAGAACTCCTCCAGTTCACGGGTCCCTTCGGCGATGTGGCCGACGAACCCCCGCAGGAAATCCAGCGCCGAGACGCCCAGCGACCGACGCCAGGGCTGGTCGATCGCGACCAGGAACAGCCAGACCGCCAGCCCGTAGATGGCACAGATGACCGCGAGCACGACGAAGTCGGCCGGGATGAACCCCTGGATTTCCGGGGGCGCCTGCTCGGCGCGGGCAAGCAGTTCCTGGAGCATCGGGTCTTCGAGGATGAAGGCGGTCGTCCCGCTGTAGATCGCCAACAGGACCGCCGCCGTCACAGTCTGGACGCTGGCCGGGACGACCGCCCGGAGCAGCGAGTGCCGGGAGATCGCCATCATGATCAGGATACGGAAGGCGAAGATCGAGGCCAGCGCGACGATCAGCGCGTCGAAGACGAAGTTCTGGCCCAGTTGTGGGACCAGCAGGACGACGACGCCGGCGACGGTGAGGATAGCGATCGTGATGACCTCACAGAGCAGCGCCAACAGTGACGCGTGGTTGGGCGTCAACTGTCCGCCGAGTTGCCTGTCGACCCACGGGGTCACCGCTCCCGCCACGACGGTCGGGATACCGATGAAGAACACGCCCTGCCAGGCGTCGTCGAGGACGAACCGGGAGTCGAAGGCGGCGACGCCGGTTATCGCAGCGATACACAGCGCGAAGACGAGACTGGAGTACCAGTTCGGCGCCCGGAAGATGAACCGGGAGAGACTCGCCAGGTTGCCCTGTGTCGCCGTCATTTATATATCACACTCCGTCGACCGTACTAAAGCTATCCACTCGCGACTGCACAGCGGCAGTTACTGGCGTGGGGCCGCGTTGCGGTCACAGACGGCCAAGAAGTTCTCGAAGACCGCTTCGCCCTCTTCAGTGTGTGCGACCTCGGGGTGCCACTGGACGCCGTAGATGTCGGCCTCCGTATCGCTCATGGCCTCGACGCCACAGACGTCGGAGGTGGCGGTCCGCTCGAACCCGTCGGGGACCTCCTTGACCTCGTCGGCGTGGCTGGCCCAGACGCGCGTCTCGGGGTACAGCGAGCCGATCAGCGGGTCGTCCTCGTCCAGAACTTCGACGGTAACGTCGGCGTAGCCACCGTACTCGCCGCTGCCGACGCGACCGCCCAGTTCCGCCGCGATCAGTTGCATCCCGAGACAGATCCCCAGAACCGGAACGTCGAGGTCGAGGTAGTCGGGGCAGTTGCCGATATCGTCCATGTCCGGGCCGCCCGAGAGAACGATCCCGTCGGCGTCGATCTCCGCCGGTGGCGTCGTGTTGTCGACGAGTTCCACGTCGACGCCCATGTCCCGGAGCGCACGCTGCTCCAGATGGGTGAACTGGCCGTGGTTGTCGATGACTGCGATACTGGTCATTACTGGCCACGACGCCGTGCGGGCACATATATGTCTTGGAACTGGTCCCACAGCCGGTTCCGGACCTTGCAGGCGAGTCTACGGAAGGTCGTCGTGGCCCGCAG
Above is a window of Haloarcula halophila DNA encoding:
- a CDS encoding GMP synthase subunit A, producing the protein MTSIAVIDNHGQFTHLEQRALRDMGVDVELVDNTTPPAEIDADGIVLSGGPDMDDIGNCPDYLDLDVPVLGICLGMQLIAAELGGRVGSGEYGGYADVTVEVLDEDDPLIGSLYPETRVWASHADEVKEVPDGFERTATSDVCGVEAMSDTEADIYGVQWHPEVAHTEEGEAVFENFLAVCDRNAAPRQ
- a CDS encoding DUF7519 family protein yields the protein MRQPRLVGVASLMAALVATAVLATTAGGGLALLGALVLAAGVLDARRRLVTLGAVLQCGGVVLAGVTATGAIVLVVAVAAAVLAWDFGQYAVDLAESMTEDAITHNAELVRIAGGTLLAALTVGALSLSGLVLTVPSVGPVTTGLLLVGAVLAVAGLSG
- a CDS encoding DUF58 domain-containing protein translates to MTLLRRLSLAVGVCLLLAGFGTAASGTGGVTVEPGFVVFVGLLAAGIAIYAGCQRYGTPQRCPELPDRAGRDVSPPETAADGAGVASRLTRDYRIADDLRALLRRALVRSHERDEERAEAAISDGTWTDDPSAAALFAATVGRARQSRDRIAGRVTGRSRYRYRIDRVATQLRAILGIDAVDDVPGRRAPTPTTGTVETGRWAGFYTVPLALLGVGIIGERPALVLAGAVAVVALAVRAGTTTPEPVVTVDRALSGTEPTHGDEVTVTLTVRNDGDRTLTDCRIADGVPETLAVTDGTPQLATALRPETTATVEYTLRATRGDHEFTAPTVVATDAVGATATTTDAAVTGVTTLSVSLPGVAADAPVRSQTSRHRGRIDADQGGDGIAFYATREYRSGDPLSRIDWNRYASSRELSTLEFREEQAATVVVLVDARPSAYDAPAAPDLDTTIDRSVIAARSVVESRLDAEDRVGLAALAPDRLFIGPSGGPTHKNRLETTLASDPVFRPSAPDGEFYLGPTLRWLRRELPADAQLVCCSPLVDDDIRQMLRYLAAYGHAVTVVSPDPGVAPTADGTIAAADRLFRISDLRREGIPVVDWHHDEPLAAAFEQAREWAR
- a CDS encoding AAA family ATPase, whose amino-acid sequence is MDVTDASELSSRLLDEVGSAVIADRGFFETVLLGVVSKGHVLLEDVPGTGKTLTARSMATALGLSFSRVQFTPDLLPADITGTHVFNEQTREFEFTRGPIFANVVLADEINRAPPKTQSAMLEAMEEGQVTVDGDTYDLPQPFFVMATQNPVDMEGTFELPEAQVDRFLAKTAIGYPDSEGEVELLRRRAGRDTQSPTVESVLDPEQVEELRAVPETVQVDDDLLTYMADIARATREDYRVEVGVSPRGTQRLFEAARAMAAMAGREFVAPDDIKRVAQPVLAHRLVLTPDARVENVDKASIVENVLGEVPVPTV
- a CDS encoding DUF4129 domain-containing protein, which codes for MSRRLSTAVVTGLVLLALVVGASALDAPARGGGESGGTDGNHNLGAGDAGSETPETGPVLLAITVAILLVVLAYGIRQYGTDDLVLAALTSVVLLVAALVVGFDPRTAGGGLPARSETVITEATSGPAQTSGSPWLFGLVGAVALVVLAGVLLRRVTGTESWVRTEDDTELEDGGEETEAATDVADAAGRAADRLAADEQLDNAVYRAWDEMTGILDVEDEASCTPREFAEAAVDAGLAADDVATLTELFETVRYSDSPATERREERAETALRNIERTYGGAS
- a CDS encoding DUF2070 family protein, yielding MTATQGNLASLSRFIFRAPNWYSSLVFALCIAAITGVAAFDSRFVLDDAWQGVFFIGIPTVVAGAVTPWVDRQLGGQLTPNHASLLALLCEVITIAILTVAGVVVLLVPQLGQNFVFDALIVALASIFAFRILIMMAISRHSLLRAVVPASVQTVTAAVLLAIYSGTTAFILEDPMLQELLARAEQAPPEIQGFIPADFVVLAVICAIYGLAVWLFLVAIDQPWRRSLGVSALDFLRGFVGHIAEGTRELEEFFEEIGEEAIVPVTVLSVRRLDGEEKARFVLPMIHPGPMGEIGGGNLPKRVAADAEGLAFPPHATAGHDFNLVTEREVDTILSTAQDAYDRIEYDTEATVGRRITEGEATLIGQSFGDDALIVTTYAPGCADDVDYAVGLSAMSEARTGGIDDVLLVDAHNCNDGLEGEDLGHVVPGSQRSFDMIYGAGRLGDILGDSQRGDLRCGVAWDETPWEPEDGIGPLGIRVCVFEVADHRTAYVLIDGNNMEPGLRADVIDTIEGVDAVEVMTSDTHIVNTVEAENQVGQAIPDAELSALVADLVDRAVADLEPVEAGMASERAEVTVFGNDRTETLASTANAMVSLGGALAAAFILAVMAVSILVFVVAGL